The Vigna angularis cultivar LongXiaoDou No.4 chromosome 6, ASM1680809v1, whole genome shotgun sequence genome contains the following window.
gtctctcttcttcttctaaggCTAATCGTTGATGAGTCACGTTGGTGAACGACGCTGCAATCACAGTCACCGGTCCTGTCGTGGTCAACTCTCCCACCCATCACCTGGCACAGGGTAACATTCATCACGGTGTCGTTGTCGCTCAAAATACAGATCACGCGTTGCTGCCGTCACGCGTAACTGGCGACGTTGTCGAACACGTCGCAGCCGCTGCCTACGTCGAGGATGTGCACGCAGAGCGTGTTGACGCTCTCCCTGGTGATGATCATCGGTGACTTTGGCTTGTTCTTGGATCCTGGCGTCGCAGATTCATGAAGCTTCCTTCCTCTTTCCGTTTCCGTTTCGTCTTTCGGAGGGAAAAAGACTTGGCGGCCTACGGTGTGAGGTATATTGATTGAGCTCGTTTCATAGGAAAGAAGTAGTTGGCTGCAAGGGACTTCCCTTGTACCGCCACACTAGATGGGAgaggaaaagaggaaaaacaagGAAGAAACCCTAAAGAAGGGTTTGGGCTTGGCCCATCTTAAAGGTTATGgaagaaaactataaaaaaaaagtttagacCTTGCccattttgaagaaaaaatatattaacccaattttatttgagaaaatcatatgttttttttttcaatttaatttaaatattttttaaaagtcataatgtattatttttttaaaaaaatttacaggttgaaacgggtatccgcgggttgGAAAAAATCCGCGGGTTTTTTATGTGGGTATCCGGCAAGTAGCATGACGGGTACaagtacaattttttatatgcGGGTCGGGGTCGGGTATCACACTATCCGTGCCCAacccgacccgttgccatccctaaTCCTGACTCGCGGCAACCCATGGTGGGGCAACGCGTTTGATCAACGATAAACAAAGAAGAAGCTCTCGTTCTGGGCTTTTACTCTTTGCAAAGAAGACGAAGATGAAGGACACATGAAGAGGCTTCTTGCACGATGCATGGAGGCACATTGTTTCTGTGTTTCTGGCTTGCGAACTGGGGTTTCTGCGATTTGGGTAGCGATTATGTATGTTTATGGTTTGCTGCAGGTGTGAATTGAGTTTCTAGGTGTCGCGATTGCGATTTTCTTGTTCATGTTTTGGGTTGGAATTTCTGGTTTGTATGTTATGGATTTCGATTCGGTTCTTGCTTGATGGTGGTGAGTTGCGATGCATGGTGGAGATTTTGCCCTGATTACTGGCAGCACGATTTAGGGTTTCATGGTGGCTAGGATTTGGTTGGAATTAGGCGATTTGGGTTTGATTTCTGGGTTTTCtattgcttttctctgcttcgAATTGTATGTTTGTGTTTATGGTGGTGACGACGAGATGGTGGCCTGAGAGTTTGGTGGTGGCGCGTTTCGTTCTGCGCTAGCGGCGACAACTAGGGTTTCACAGTGGTGGCACAAAGGTTTCTGGCTTtagggaaattagggtttcacgATTCCTTCTGACCTTTACATTAACATTGCCACATCAATTGGATCAGAGTTGTCGTGTCATAACAAAATGGACAGGTCACAGTTGACACATTATTACACTGTTATGGAACCGTTTTTAACGAAATACAGGAcaataataaattgttttaaaagtaGAAAACTAGGAACCaaataatatactaaaaaaaaaaaaaaaaaaacatgaacaaAATCTTGTATCTCCGCTATCTCCAAATCTTCCATTCTTGTAAGTAATAACGTGAATACAAGTTGTTAGTAAGTGactttttctgttttattaaTCACACGCACTTAGAACAATTTTGTTTGAATCAGAAGCATATTCAACACTATAATTCAAAAACAGTGATGATCTAGTTACTGTTTAGATGACCCTCTTCCGTATATTGACATTGTAAATCAATCACATGTCACTCTTATGGTCTTCTGGCTCACTTTCGTGAatgtttttttccttcttcttacCTAGAAATTCTGTCAGTTTCCAGGAATCCTCAAACAATGTCTTTTCTTCCATtacaagaaaaacaacaaatcgAGACATGTTCTTATTTTCTGACTGACAGCTACATACCAAACTCATCTTGTTCATCAGTACTTTCTTGGTCGTAGTTGTTgctgttttgaaaaaaaaaaaatcatagtcTGGTCAACATCATTATTTTCAAATGACAAATTATCATTACCTTCTCCCACATTACATTCACAGTTTAAATTGCTTAAATTCTAACTTTTTCTGACTTGACCCATCTGTTAAAACAGTGACCCATTTCAAAACATTTGCACTTTAGAAATAAACAAAGGTTGATTACTCATTTCTCAATTATTAAAATCTCATCCTAATACTTAAATAGAACCACTTTtcagaataaaagaaaacagaTCCActgttaaacattttttatatcaaaaattCGTTTGATCATAACCAATAACTTGTGTCTTTCATGTTACCTCCAAAAAAACACATTATGAGAAACAGTAGAATAGTTTATAACAATTTGTTATTAGGAAGGATCAAAGGAAAACCGCGTGCTGACTATGAATGCCACATTCCGGTCAAACTCCAGCTGGCCATGGACCTGGAATGGttttaatgcttttttttttttcttggctGGTGATCCTTTGACCTGTGGGATGTAAAATGTAGGActtttagttataaaataataacttcaACTTGCAGGAAGCAAATTCACATTGGAAGAACAAAACGCATGAAATGGAAGCCTTTGAGATCATCTTCCTTTTGATATTTGGTTACAAGAGATGATATGGAATAGCATTAGCTTCTGCAAATGAAGAAAACCCCAGTTCACAGTTTGCATCAATCTaatcaaagaaaaaggaatgttGGTGTCCAAGATAGAGGTGCAGGGAATGGCACAGGGAAGCGCAGTGTTGAGAACCATTCTGTTCTGACATATTTCAATTCCgtcaagaattttttttcattttttctatctgggaaaaaaaaaattccctcAGAAGCCCCTCAGAGTGATGACGGAAAGACCACACACAAGGTTGGAGGGGTATCGTGTAAGTTTCTTGAATAAAGATCTGTGCTTTCTTCTCTGCAATTTGGTTATGTGAGTTGATTTCATAGTGTATCCGTTCATGGTCAAGTCAACCCTTTGTTTATCTAAAGATTGTCAATGCTTATAGGGTTTTCTATTTAGCTTAGGGCATGGTCATGTGTTTGTGAGATTGCGTTTTGATGGGTTTTCCCAAAACTAAATTTCATTGTAATTTGCAGCTTCCGCAGATGTATCGTCTGATAGTTCTAGGAGTTCATCAAAGTATGTATTCTCTCAATCCTCTGCATCATCTGGCCCTTCAAGTAGCCAGCTTGGAGTTGGGAACTTCACCTTTGAGGAAATTTACAAGGCAACAGCAAAATTCTCTCCGGACAATAAGATTGGGGAAGGTGCGTTTGGAACAGTGTATAGGGGAAGGCTTTATGATGGATCCCTCGTGGCTGTGAAGCGTGCCAGGAAGGTATCACATAACATAATGATGTTCATCTTTCTGGACTCTTTTCAATTGAAGTTGAAGTTAGAGAAGCATGTTCGTAATATGTGAGACTGATCATGTTTTATCTTTAGCTTTTATCAATGAGCCTGATATAGGAAATGTTTGTTGACAGGATTTGCAGAACAAGAACTTGGCTGAGTTCAAGAATGAAATAAACACCTTGTCAAATATTGAGCACAGGAGCCTTGTGAGGTGGCGTGGGTATTTGGAGCATGGAGATGAAAAGATTCTTGTTGTTGAATATGTTAGTAATGGAACTCTTCGAGAACATTTAGATGGTGAGCCCAGTTTATAAAGAAACTCTAATGATTTCAGCAATCCCTCATAGTTTATACACTGCCCTGTTGTACAGTTATCAAATAGTGGACGCTCCAAACCAGTTTGAAGAGTAAACTCAATTTTGTGACATGTTTGGTTGTCTTCAAAAGTCAATTTTTGTCTAAAAGTAGTTTTTGTATAAGCAAGATATTGGTTGTTTTTGCAAAAGTTGAACTAAGTTTGCAACCTTTAATCCAAACATATGTGCCTATgttgacataaaaaaaattgtcacttGTTAATGCAGGATTTCGGGGAAATGGACTTGAAATTGGTGAGCGTCTGGACATAGCCATTGATGTAGCTCATGGAATTACTTACCTTCACATGTACACAGGTATGTGTCATTAGAATTAGATTACAGAATGATAAGTGTGTTACAACAAATTTTGGATGGCTTAATTATTGCAATGTATCTACAAGTGTTCCTGATaaagtaataatttataatcttGTTTGTGTTCTTAATGTAGAATGTATGTGTTTGGTTGACAGATCATCCAATTATTCATAGGGACATCAAAGCATCAAATATCTTAATCACTGATAAACTAAGGGCCAAAGTAGCAGACTTTGGTTTTGCTCGGTTGGGTTCAGAAGACCCTGCTGCAACCCATATTTCAACTCAAATAAAAGGAACAGCTGGGTACATAGATCCTGATTACATGAGAACGCATCATCTATCTGAAAAGAGTGATGTCTATTCCTTTGGTGTGTTGCTTGTTGAAATGATGACAGGACGACATGCAGTTGAACCAAAGAGACCTCTTAGTGAGAGAGTTACAATTAAATGGGTAAGTTGGTCCAATCTATCCAATGCATACAAAAATAACTAGGTTATAAGAACATGAGTggttttagaataattttttattggttaaACTATAtctcataaataaataagggttaagtatgtttttagtccttgaACTTTGAtacgaaattgaaatttttctttgttcaaaactttgatatttgatccaaactttaaaaagaatagatagtccttttaaccaaattacATTAAACTTTGTTGACATGTCAAAGCGTTTCCATATTAACACCAAAGCCAGAACGTATCAAATGAGGTAAACAATGCTAGTATGAAATGTGGTTGATAAAGATtatatctattcatttttaaagtctgagaactaaaatgtatcaaattttCATACAAGGATGAATTCCAATTTTGTGTTAAACTTCAAAGATTAAATAAACTATGTTTCTGAGAAGCTATTAGTTTGTTTAGCAAGTTAGACTTAGATTTGTGAACAACATAAAATGCAGCATGCCACTTTTTGTGTTTTAtaatgatcattgcaatgaaaTTGTGAGAACAAAGTGCACTACAATGAACTCTGAGCTGATATAGGTTGCATGCCATGCAGGCAATGCAGTTGTTGAAACAAGGAGAAGTTGTGATTGCCATGGATCCAAGACTAAAGAGAAGTCCAGCATCAAACAAAGCAGTACAAAAGGTTCTGAAGCTAGCTTTCCAATGCCTTGCACCAATGAGGCGATCACGACCATCTATGAAGAGTTGTGCAGAGGTTCTGTGGGAAATCCGCAAAGATTTTACAGATAGAACATCTTCTCACACTCATAATGGTTCTCACCATTCTGCAAATTTCCCTCAAAGAGATGGAAGGAAGAATAGGCATAAGACATATGGTATTGAAGATGGTAAAGGCTATAAGTTTGTATCGGCATAATCAATTTCACATTGGAACTTTGTTCATTGATTGTTCAGACAGTGAAACTACAGCTCTCGTTTGTATAATGTTCCTTTTTTGAAGCTGTTAGTTTGACAAGGTTTTCCCTCTTCCATTTTGAAATGCTCAAGGTTTTAGGTTGTTGAGATTGGAAGGTATGATTTGTTTGTAACCCAAATGGGTAAGATTGCCAAGTTAAGGAACACTCATCAGCTTGAATTTCAGGGTATGCAAGTTTTTGTCTTCTGTTCTGCATTTTATGTCATAGCTTGGGTGTTCTGTAAAGTCTGTTGTAAACAATAAAcagtgaaaatatttttcttttttttttataaaaatgagaaTCTATTATTTGACTTCAATAATATGATTGTAATATTTAGAAACTTATGATTAACATGGAGCAATccatattatatttaattaatgaaaactaGCATgtgtatgtttttttatgataataaaaaataataaaactgttattatttttattacgtaaattaaatatatttttttataattttataataaatagtttttatttatttataaaaattaaaaaataattaagttaaaaaagaataatcaaatttaaaaagattaaattttaaaaaaatcacataaaagataaatttgataaaataatcattttcatttaaagGTGGAAAATAGATAGGAATAGTAAGTTATtgagaaaaaaagtttaattttatttagttttggttttcaattataatttttaaaataaaatgtcttAAAAAATGTGCTTGAAATGACTTTTTcaatatagttttaaaaaaaacaatatttaaattattttgcatttattaaaaaaaaaacaaatcatgaACTAGATTTCAGTTTCAAATTCCACGTCAATATCTTGAGTCACCATCATATATACATTTAAGGTGGtcttaatatatatgtttaatccttttcgacatctcTATTTGTGTAGGATTGTCTCATataggtcctcgttttctaaagtgtatcaaaatgattcttaattttgaaaattgagatcAATTCAGACCTTTCCGATAAGTTAGCTGTACGGCGTTAAAGAAATTGATGCGTGGTTATTGAGATGACTGATGTGGCACAATGTTGTTGTTGACCTGGCTTAATggtgagtttttatatttaaaaaaattaaatttttatgacCTGGCGTCTCCTTACTATCTTCTCCCTAGCGTCGTCGGCAACATCACCGTCGCACAACCCCAGACCACCGCAAACAACATCGTGCCACCGCACTGCCAGCCACAAGTCATCATCACCGTGCCACCATTCATTTTCCCAATCATCATCTCAGACCTGCATATCCAAAAACCCAATCCGATCTGAAAAATCATTATTTGATCATTGTGGTTACAGGTGGAGATGAACGAAGGAGAAGATGATTCGCGCCATGGCTTTCCAACAGCTGCGCGATTTTGATTTTCTCTGTGATTGGGTTTCTGCGTGTTTTCTCTGACAGGTGCGAGGGTGCTGAAGGTTAGTGGTTGCGATCATGGCAGTGTCTTCACGGCGGTTTTGTGGCGCTAAGGTTTGGCGAAGCAGCTGCGAGATGCGAAAAAAAAGGCGCGATTTGGAGAGGCTTGCATCTCTGGTTTGGGGGAGGTTGCGGCGAAGCTTGCGAGGAAGGAGATCGAATCACGCTTGGTGGCGGAGGACGAAGGAATTGCGATTCTGGTGGCTGATACGATTCACGTTTCTGCGATGGTGGATAGCGACGATTTGAAGGTTGACAGTGGTGGCTTCAAGGTGGCTGACGGCTAGGGTTTCTGGGTTTCCTCCTTTCCCctatctgaaaccctaattttgggtgggaaagggGTTGACATGTGGCAGGTCTTCACTGGTCACGTTATGAAtcagtcaaagctggtcaacaagACTCTTTTGATTCCATGCCACCTCGTAATTAAAGGACACCTCAGCataggaccattttgatacactttacgaaacgaggacctatctgagacattcctacacaaatagggatatcgaaaaggattaaacctaatataTAAGATAGAAGATGTTTAAACTTGAAAAGTAGTTGTTGGAACTACATTGAAAGAATCTTTATTTTCGTGAGTCTTATAATTAATTTCACAAGTCAGTTGCTAACATATTATCTTCAtcaaattataactttttttctgTGACTTTTTCAAATAATGTCATAGGAGATAACAAAAGTAATTTGaacaagatattttttttaaacaatttttttgttaattttgtttatatttcaaACATAATGCTAACCATCAAAATCTGCGGTTACAA
Protein-coding sequences here:
- the LOC108341959 gene encoding calmodulin-binding receptor-like cytoplasmic kinase 2, with product MKKTPVHSLHQSNQRKRNVGVQDRGAGNGTGKRSVENHSVLTYFNSVKNFFSFFLSGKKKIPSEAPQSDDGKTTHKVGGVSSSADVSSDSSRSSSKYVFSQSSASSGPSSSQLGVGNFTFEEIYKATAKFSPDNKIGEGAFGTVYRGRLYDGSLVAVKRARKDLQNKNLAEFKNEINTLSNIEHRSLVRWRGYLEHGDEKILVVEYVSNGTLREHLDGFRGNGLEIGERLDIAIDVAHGITYLHMYTDHPIIHRDIKASNILITDKLRAKVADFGFARLGSEDPAATHISTQIKGTAGYIDPDYMRTHHLSEKSDVYSFGVLLVEMMTGRHAVEPKRPLSERVTIKWAMQLLKQGEVVIAMDPRLKRSPASNKAVQKVLKLAFQCLAPMRRSRPSMKSCAEVLWEIRKDFTDRTSSHTHNGSHHSANFPQRDGRKNRHKTYGIEDGKGYKFVSA